Genomic segment of Umezawaea sp. Da 62-37:
CGCCCCAGGCGCGCCGGACCCCGTGCCAGGTGCCGGTCAGCGCGAGGTACCCCGCCAGGTCGGCCGGTTCGCGCCTGCGCATCGACAGCTCCAGGTACCGGCTCGCGTCCTTCCCGAGCAGGCCGCGGACGGCGGGCCAGCTCTGCGCGAACTCGGTCATGATCAGTCCGGAGTAGGCGTCCAGCGCCTCGGCCGTCCTCGGCGGCACGACCTCCTCGACGTCGTAACCGTTGTCGGACAGCGTTCCCGCGGCCGCGTCCAGTGCCGCCCGCACGTCCGGGTGGACGTCGGAGCCCACCACGAGCCCCACCCGACGGGGTACCGGCGGGCCGGTCACCGGCACCGGGACCGCACGCGGGTCGCGGACGTCCGCGCCGCTGAGCACCCCGTGCACCACCCGCAGGTCGGCGACGGTGCGCGCCAGCGGCCCGTCCACCGGGATCACCTGGGAGGCGAGGGAGGGGTCGTCCGCGCCGAACCGGTGGTCGGCCGCGTACCGGCCCGTGGACGGCTTGAGCCCGCAGACCCCGGTGAACATCGCCGGGAGGCGCAGCGAGCCGCCGGAGTCGTTGCCCAGCCCCAGCAGCGCCATGCCGGTCGCCACCGCGACCGCGTCACCACCGCTGCTCCCGCCCGGCGTTCTCGCGCTGTCCCAGGGGTTCACCGTGTGGCCGTGCAGCTCGCTGGCCGTGTGCATCCCGCGCACGGTCAGCGTCGGCAGGTTCGCGTGCCCGATCGGGATCGCGCCCGCCGCCCGCAGCCGCGCCACCGGCGGCGCGTCGACCGGGCGGACGAGGTCCCGGAACCGCGCGACCCCGTGCGTGGTGGCCTTCCCGGCCACGTCGAGGTTGTCCTTGACCGAGAACGGGACGCCGGCCAGCGGACCGCCGTCGCCGTCGCGGTCGATCTCCCGCGCCCGGTCGAGGGCGTCCTCGGCGAACACCTCGGCCAGCGCGTTGACCACCGGGTTCACCTCGGCGATCCGCGCCAGGTGCGCCTCGACCACCTCGACCGCGCTCACCTCGCCCTCGCGCACCCGGCGGCCGGTCTCGATCGCGCTCACGTCCCACGGCATGCTGCCCCCACACTTCGAATACAGGTATGTATCCGGATACGGTAACGTATCCGAACGTGGCGACCGAGCGGATGACCCGTGACCAGAGCCGGGCACTGACCCGTGCCCGGCTGATCGACGCGGCGGCGGAGCTGTTCGCCGAGAAGGGGGTCAACGGCGCCTCGGTCGAGCAGATCGCCGAGCGCGCCGGGTACAGCAGGGGCGCGTTCTACGGCAACTTCGCGGACAAGGACGACCTCGTGCTGGCGTTGCTGGAACACCGGACCAGGACCGAGTTCGACGAGGTCGGCGCCATGAACGGCGACCAGGAGGCTTTCCGGGCGTGGCACCGCGGCCGGGCGGCGAACGTCCAGGCGTGGCTGGCGCTGCGCACCGAACTCTGGCTGCACGCCCTGCGCGACGAGCGGCTGCGCGCCGAGCTGGCCGACCGCGAACTCTTCGCCCGCGGGGCCATCGCGGGCGGCATCGACGACGCGCTGACCCGCGCGGGCGTCCGGCCGCCCGCCGATCTCGGCTTCCTGGCGCTGATCGCGCACGCGTTGGAGGACGGGCTGCTGATCCAGCGCGTGATCAACCCCGAGGGCGTCTCCGACGAGGTGGTGCTCGACGCCGTCGACCTGCTCTGCCGGTCGTGGATCGCGTTGGCGCAACGCGAGGGCTGACGCGGGGAGGACTCGCGCGGGTGCCGGCCGGTGCGGCGGACGGCAGCCGCGCGAGGGTCTCGAAAGGACTTCCGCTCCGGTGAAACCGCAGGTGGAAGCGCTCTCATGATTCATCCGGTCTATTCGGAACGTCAAGCGCGGCAAGGCATCCTGTGGTCGGAAGCTGTGGAGACCGATCGATCGGTTGGG
This window contains:
- a CDS encoding amidase family protein translates to MSAIETGRRVREGEVSAVEVVEAHLARIAEVNPVVNALAEVFAEDALDRAREIDRDGDGGPLAGVPFSVKDNLDVAGKATTHGVARFRDLVRPVDAPPVARLRAAGAIPIGHANLPTLTVRGMHTASELHGHTVNPWDSARTPGGSSGGDAVAVATGMALLGLGNDSGGSLRLPAMFTGVCGLKPSTGRYAADHRFGADDPSLASQVIPVDGPLARTVADLRVVHGVLSGADVRDPRAVPVPVTGPPVPRRVGLVVGSDVHPDVRAALDAAAGTLSDNGYDVEEVVPPRTAEALDAYSGLIMTEFAQSWPAVRGLLGKDASRYLELSMRRREPADLAGYLALTGTWHGVRRAWGEFLDDRPLLLGPVSAVPSFEPDQESRDEEEFDRYSRAIALCSVTSLVGVPAVAVPTGLVDGFPMGVQVIGRMYREDTCLDVAELVERAVGPW
- a CDS encoding TetR/AcrR family transcriptional regulator is translated as MATERMTRDQSRALTRARLIDAAAELFAEKGVNGASVEQIAERAGYSRGAFYGNFADKDDLVLALLEHRTRTEFDEVGAMNGDQEAFRAWHRGRAANVQAWLALRTELWLHALRDERLRAELADRELFARGAIAGGIDDALTRAGVRPPADLGFLALIAHALEDGLLIQRVINPEGVSDEVVLDAVDLLCRSWIALAQREG